A window of Acidobacteriota bacterium genomic DNA:
TGCCGTGGTCGAGTTGCAGCCTGCCAACAGCAGGATGGCAACGCACACGACCGGCAATTTCGCCATTTCGACCATCCTCCTCCACCTCTGCGACGCCAAGGGGGCCCGGAAATCGAGAATCGATCATTCCGGCCGGAGAGTCAAGCTCCACGAGGTTATCCCTTTCCGCCTCGGACCCACCAGTCGGAGTCTTTGTCGAACCACCACGAAGACGCGTCACCCTCGACGATTTTCCTGCCGAGGGCTTTGGCGACGTCGGTCCGGAGCCGCCGGAGGGTGAACGGTATCCAGTTGCCGGCATCCTCGCATCCCGTGTCGAGTCTCTCCTTGAGTTCGAGCAACATCTCGAGCTGGTCGGCGTCGTGCGCCAAAATAGCTTCCGCGGTGACCTCATTGCGGTACTCGGCAATCAATTCGACGAGCTCCTCACCGAAGGGCAGACCGTGACCCATGTCTGCAGCTGCTCGCGCTTCGTCGGCGACCACGTATTTCTGATTGACATAGTTCAGGTCACCTGTCCGTGCTTCCGGGAAATCGTGGACCAGAGCAAGCCGCAGGGTTTTGTCGGTATTTACCTTTCCGTCCATTCGAGCAAGAACGAACGCGAGCACCGTGGTCCGAAAAACGTGCTCTGCAACTGTTTCCGATCCGCCGTCCAGGAATTGCCAGCCGGACCTCGGCGTCCGCTTGAGCATTCCTACTTCAAAAAGAAACTCGACAATTCGATCCACTGAGCCTCCCCTCGAGGCCAGTGTATCGCCTCCCAGGAATCCACGACGTCGGCGAGGATGGCCGTTTCGAGAAATCCTGACAAGGTG
This region includes:
- a CDS encoding HD domain-containing protein, which produces MDRIVEFLFEVGMLKRTPRSGWQFLDGGSETVAEHVFRTTVLAFVLARMDGKVNTDKTLRLALVHDFPEARTGDLNYVNQKYVVADEARAAADMGHGLPFGEELVELIAEYRNEVTAEAILAHDADQLEMLLELKERLDTGCEDAGNWIPFTLRRLRTDVAKALGRKIVEGDASSWWFDKDSDWWVRGGKG